The following DNA comes from Mesoaciditoga lauensis cd-1655R = DSM 25116.
TAAAAAAGCAGTGTTTAAAAAAATAGGCATTTTTTTGGAATAGTTTACGCCGTAATCTATCGAGTACAAAGTGATAGCAAACCAGGATATAGATGCTATTAGCAGAAAAATGGCACTCGTGTGATCTATTCCTATACTCAATTCAAATCCATCAAAAATCTTGTATATTCCAGACGAGAAAGGTGCGTTCAACCCTACAATTGACGTGATGAACGCCAAAACAGACGCACACGTTGCCATAAGATAGCTTGTCTTCTTCCAAAATGTGATGAGTGCCCCAAACGCAAAAAACAAGAATGTAAAGTACATAAAGTTCATTTCAATCAGTCCTTCCAGCTATTTTCAAGAGTGTTCCTAGCATTTCGGATGCCGTTGGACAGCCATCCATAACTGCAACCACGTTTGGAAGATTCAATTTTTCCGGATCTGTTCCAGTTTCTTCGCATCCTTTTATCAGCATGATTCCAAACGGAGTCGGAAGCTGCCTGATGGTTTCTTTCAACGGCGCTATCATCTTTTTCGTGGGCCTTCCAAGGACGATCAAAAGGTCTGCGTGCCTTGGAGAAGCGGCAAAATAGATGCCAAATCGATGAATGTTGTAACGCGGCGTGTGTAACGCGTGAATTTCAAAGTTGAGTTGATTTGAATTTCCCACGTCTATCATGTAGAGATGTAGCGATCTTTTGAAAAGACCAAGTTTTTGGGCTTCGTGCTTCGATTCGTACTTTTCTTTTTCAGTCAGCATTTTTGACATGCCAACAACTGGCCACCATTTCATTTTCATATCCTCCTCATCTTCCTCATCTCGCCGCGTCCGCAAAATTCACGCCGTACGATTCAACCGCAAATGGAAAGTCGGTGAAGATGTTAGAACGCATCGAATGAGCAGTGGCAGCGAATCCAAAAACGGACGGCGTGCTAACGTACAGATTTTTTATCTTGCCGTTAGTTATGTCAAGGCGATAAACCACACTCCCGCTAGGTGACTCACAAGCTCCAAGTCCTTCACCATCACGGATTTCAAAAACCGTCTTGTTTTCCTGATCCTCAAATCCACTGAGCATTTTGGTTATGAGCTTTGCGCTTTGCATGATTTCGTGGGCCCTCACTTCCATTCTTGAAAGCGAATCGCCTTCTTCATCTGTAACGGGAATGAAATTGGAATAAACTTCTTCATTCACCCTCAAATCTTCTTCAACGTTGCAAGCTCTCAAAGCGGGACCGGTAAGCCCAATCTTTTGGGCACTCTCGGCATCGAGAATTGCCGTTGAATGTAACCTGTCTATGTAATTTCTACTCGTTAGAGAATGCTCAAATAATTTTTCGAATTCGAATGAAACCTTTTTGATCCTTTGAGATACTTCTTTCAGCGCTTGTTTGTCTGGAACAATACTCACTCCACCTATTTTTACAAAGTCCCGCAAGAAGCGTGAATTCGAGAAAAGCCCGTTTATCCGCAAAAGATCTTCAAAGAGGCCCTGAAGATGAGAAGCTAAAACAAGCTGAGCGGCTGCCGAAGCCAACCTGGAAATCACATACATGTGGTTGTACATTCTTTCCAATTCCAAAGCGACAGTCCGCAAAACTTCTATATCGAACGGAAGTTTTATTTTGCACGCGTTTTCTACAGCACGTGCATATGCCAAAGCATGGGAAACACCAAAGTTCCCACAGATAGATTGTGCCATTTTCAAGCCTTCTTCAACGCTTTTTCCGTTCATGCCAACATCTATTTCTCGTCGTTTGTAAGACGTGTCGATTTTGACCTGCAATATCCTTTCACCATACGTGAAGAGATGATAAACGCCGGCTTCACCAACGCCAGATGTGACAGGACCATACCTGAAATCGAAAACACCTTCGCCCGTGACATCTTCTTCACTTTCAAGAGGGTCTTTTACGATCGTATCTCTGTTTCGTATGAGTTTGGCATTTTCAAAATCGTCCGCGTTTCCATCTTCAACAAACACCTTTCCGTTTTCTTGAACGATCAAAAATTCTCTTCCATCTTTTTCATATATGCCAAGCAATTTTTTCATTTTATCATCCCCACAGAAAGCAGCTGGTTAATTTGAGGTACGAAGAAGATCACGAGAAAAGCCAATGAGGTGTTCACGATTGGAACGATGGTACCGACCCTCTTTCTCTCTGTTACAACAGTGTCTGTTGGTTTGGAAAAGACCATGGAACCAACTTTGTAGTTGATGCTGATAAAAGCCACCAACAAGAAAGAAATAACCAATAACGCGTAAAAGAGTGGGAAGTACTTGAGAATTCCGTATATTATAAGCAATTCACCGATAAACGTTCCAAATGGAGGTGTACCTGTAACGGCTAACGCCGAAAAGAAAAGCGTGTAACCGGTAAATGGCATGCGTTGAGATACGCCTTTGACGTCTTCTATTTTCTTGCTTTTGTATCTCGCCAATATGTTTCCACTAAGGTAAAAGACGGATGATTTTGCAAACGCGTGTGAGAGAGCCAAAACAACTGCTCCTATAAAAGCGTACTTCCCTAACGATAAGCCTATAAGCATCATTCCCATGTTTTCCATCGTTGAATACGCGAAGAGCCTTTTGTAATTTCTTTGAACGATCATCAAAGTGGCCGCAGTTGCAACGGTAAGCAGGCCAAGCCAGAAGGCAAACTCCTTAACCATGCCCACATTCACTATTTGCATGATCCTCGCAACAGCGTATAAGGCTACGGCAAGTAGTATTCCAGAAAACGCCGCGCTAACCGGTGCCGGCGCTTTTCCATGCACGTCTGGCAGCCACGTGTGCATCGGGAAAATTCCCCCTTTGGTGCCATATCCTATTACGGCCATCATGGTGCCGAGAATCAATATCTTGTTCGTTTGGACGCCTTGCATCATTTGCTGAACGTTCAAAGTGTCTGTTACGCTGTAGATGAATATGTTCGCAAGCAAAGATATGATCAATCCAACGGAAACGATTATTATGTACCTCCACGTCGCTTCAATGGAAGTCTCCGTGTTTTCAGTTGCAACCAACAGAGCACTCGTAACCGTTGTCGCTTCTATGCCAACCCAAATAAGGCCTAAATCGTTTACAGAAACGGTAAAGAGCATGCTAAACGCGAATAAATTCATCAAGAAGTAATAAAAGTGCTTTTCGAATGACGGATTGTCTATGTATTTCATGTAAGTCGTGGAAAACGTTACCGTGCTTGCATATATCATGCTTACCATGATAAGCATTATCTTGGAAAGACCATCTATGTAAAGATAATGGTTTGTGTAAGACGGTAAAAACACCATGATAAACGCCACCGCAACCGTGGAAAAGGCGGCTATGATTGAGACAACTTCCTCAAAATAAGTTTTCTTTACAAGACATAACAACGAAGCAGCCAAAGTAAAGAACATCGGCAAAATGTAAATATAATTCATCGCTCTCATCCTCTCAGCTCATCGAACTCACCTACATCAGCAGATGAATCCTTCATCATTCTCACAACGACACCCGCTATGGCTATTATTCCTATAAGATCAAGCACGATACCTGCTTCAACTATAAAAGGCAAGCCCGGGAAAAGGTAACCCTCGAAAAGGAACAAGGCATTCTCCATCGTCATGTAGCCTATCAATTGAATGAAGGCGTTCCTTCGTGAAATTATGAGAAACGCACCTTGAAGAAGTAAAGCCATTGGAATCGAACCTTCAACCAAATGAATCGAATTGTAGAAGGTGACCCTGTAAAGAACGTAAGCAAAAACCACGATAAGCAGCGATATCACTATTGACATGGCGGTGCTGACAACAGGTTTTATCTCCCTTTCTCTCCAATGATCTCTTACGATCCTTCGTTTCATGTACCAAGGAATGAAAAAGCCTCTCACAAACGCGCTGATCAGGGATAAGGCTATAACGTAAGGGGAGTTTTGAACAATTCCCAGATAAAACAGGAAAAGTGCGATTATGTAGGAAGAAATGGAAAAAGTTGTGATTATCTTTTTTGTGTATATCTCCCATTGCATGAAAAGTACCATGAGAATCTCGAAAAAACCGACAAGTGCAAATGTTTCTCTCATCTCAAACCCTCCCCACGGTCGTGTAAAATGCCAGGAAACTCAAGAAAGCCAGAGAAAAGGCAAAGGCGAGATAATCGAAATTCTTGAACAGCCTGAACTTCGATATGCTCTCTTCGAAGAGTGCGATGCCTATCACAAGGCCCAACAATTTCAAGAAATGAACACCTGAATAAATGAAGACGGACAACAAGTTCAATTTCATTGGCACGAAGAAAGGCATGGTGTAAACGTTCAAAAAGACGCTCATGAGCAAGAATTTTTTCACGTATCCGCCCCATTTTTCGAAAGCCAGATCCATTCCGGAATACTCCATGCTCATCCCTTGATCGATCATTCCAAGTTCCGCTGTTGAGTGTCTTTCTATTGGAAGGCGTCCAAGCTCCACTATGAGCACCATGAAGAAAGCGGCAGCCACAAACCAATGAGTCAACGAAAGGTACCACTTAGACGACGATTGCAGCACGTTGTTTATGACGTAAGGATTGTTCGTGCCAGAGATAACTCCAAGCATTATGAATATCAAAACGGTTATGGGTTCTGCTAAAGCTCCCATGCTGGCCGCCCTTGACAAGCCCAAATGAGAATAATTGCTTCTGCTATCCAACGCTGCCAGTTTTTTAACAAGCGCCGCCGCGCCGAATATCAACCCACCGCCTATGAAGTCCACCGTAGGTCCAAATTGAAGTGGAAAAGCGGTTATGATTGGCAGTACAAGCGTAAGCAAACTGTACATTGCAAAGCTCACGTAAGGCGCTCTGTGAAAGATAGGAGAAGAATGATTTGGGACTATTATCTCTTTTCTGAAAAGCTTGTAAAGATCGTAGTAAGGCTGAAAGATACTGGGGCCCTTTTTCGATTCGATTCTTTCTTCAATTTTGGATAAAATGCCAAATACAAGTGGAGATAAAAGTAGAACATATAGAAGCTGTACAACGCTTAAAAATACAAGCATAAAAAAACCTCCTATCCAGATTTTGGGTAGGAGTCATCGGCCTTCGAAGGCTTTACGGCGAACTCCACCGCCGGTGTTTGTAAAGGATTATACGGAAAGCAAGTTAATTAAAGATTATTAGATATTAAACATTTGTTGTATGCGAATGAATTTTAGCTTCCCAAGAAAGCACTGCCAACAAAAATATATGGTTCTCATCAGTTTAGTGCGGGTAAAACATGCCGATTCTCTATTCTGTCTGTTGCTGTAGTTCTGAATAAAATCATTCCAAAATACCCTGTTGTCAAGTGAAAGAACAAGCATCCTCGAAGTACTTGTCAGAACATATGAGCTCTCCATCTGGAAATTCACAAATATGAGGTTGAGAGGCACAGGACGTGCCGAGAAAGCGAAGCACTCACGGACGAGTGTCTGAGCGTGCCTCATATTTTGAATTGTAAGAGGGAAAAAAGAGCGAATCCGTTCTGACAAGTACTTCGAGAGTGAGGATTTAATTCTTGAAATTTCTGTCAGAACTTCAAAACACACATTTTCCAGATGACGAAAATGCATTCATAATTCTTCTATGACGAATTTCAAATTATCGCTCATTTCCTTTGCCAGCTTTGCAACATCTTCCCACGTGTAAATTTTTGCTGGAAAAAAGAAATTCCATATCATCTTGAAAAACTCAATCACGCCTCCGAAAAAATTTTCATGAAGAATTTTAACTTGATTGACTTGTAAAACTGAGGTATTGGGTAATCCGGAAATTTGTGATATGGATTTAATGCTTTTGACGATTTCAGAAATATCTGACCACGAACGCTCTATTTCGCCGCTAAGGATATCAAGATGAGATAAAGTTTTCACGTCTTCAAGAAAGTTCCTTATGTCTTCTATTTCACTAAGTGCCATGTAAGCTTGATAATATACGGGTACACTAAGGTGAATTATTTTGAAAAAGTACATGATGTTTTCTTCCAATTTCTTGCTTTTGAGGGGAAGCTGGGAGACGGTGTTTTTAAAATCAATCCATACCTTTATTCTTTCTTGGAGTATTTCAATTTGAGATCTGAGAGACTTTTGAACATCTGGATCACTGGAGTTTTTTAGTTTTTCTTTCAACTCCGCAAGTTGCCTCTCCAGTAAACGAACTTGATTTTCCGCTTGCGTGCTCTCTTTTGACGCTTGCTGAATGAGCTTTTCAAAGCCTTCCCTTATCGATGTGCTGTTTTCGTCTATTTCTTTGTACTGCTGGTAAAGGGTTTGGAAGACATCTTTTGCCTCTTCAATTATCGTAGAAGTTGAAATGGGGTTTTCCCCGTTTCTTTTCTCATTTATGGCTTTTTTTAACCTTTTGATCCCTTCAAGGCCTTTTTCAAGTCTTGCGTAAACGAAGCCGGCTCTGTAAGTTACTATGGAACTTGCCGTTTTTGTGGTTTGGAGTGCCAACATTTTCATGCTTATCTGTTGAGAAAAGGCTATACCTATAGTTAGAAAAAGCATTAAAAGCGTTGCAAACAACAAAGATCTTTTTTGCACTTAAAACCCTCCTTCCTTTTTCCATGGAAGAACGGAATTCATTTCGAGTTTTTCTTGGTAAGAGACGCACATGAATTCTGGAGAGTTAAACGGGCAATTGAAGCACAAATTTAAAAGATGAAATGGTGGTTTTCGAGGAGTACTTCTATTTACAATTATAGATCAGCATGTAAAGGTTGTACAGTCCTCTCGCTATTAGTAGGTAACAAAGATAGAACCAACTTTCAATTTTCTTGGTAGTGGCATAGGTAAGTGTTTTTTGAATAATGCCATTCTTTCGTTATGAATGCCGCTTTAAGGGCGATCAATGCAATTAAAATGAAGCCTAACCAGGGCTGATTCACTCTTTTATTCGGAGCCAAAAACTCCAATTCAATGAGCTCATGTGCAAAAGCTAGCAGGGAAATGACATAAGAGTTCTCGTGTTGAATCCGCATTTCAAAAGTGGTAAAATGAGAGAAGGAGATGAAGCTCTCCTTTAATGCTGATAGCAGCTGATGGCTTCTGAAAAGAATGCCATCATTTTTTATGCGGTGGAAGAAAAAGGAGGCTTGACTTTGGCCTTTGAGAGCATTTTGTTTAAAACATTTAAAACCTCCCAGACAAACGGCAAATTGGAAATGCCAGACTTCTTTCATGATTTAAATATAGATCAGATCGTAAACTCGCTTGTGGGATTTAAGGGAGAATACAACTTGAGGGATTTTTTTTACATCATTCCAACAGATGTTGAAGAGATAAAATATCGCCAAGAGATCATGAAAGATCTGGAAAACAAGAACGTTTTCTCCGTAATAGATGAATTTGCCATGAAGATGCGCAAAAGCCGCCTTTACAAATCTTACAGTGATAAACTGACTTTGAATTATCAAAAGGAAAGATGGTTTGTCGATGCGGTAGATGTTTACGTGAAAGCCGTAAAGGAATTGCTTGAAAGACTGGAAAATGTTGATTTGAAATCTCAAGGGCTTATCCAATTCAGAGAATATTTAGAATCTTATGTGAACTCAAACAAATTCATGGAACTCTTTTCACAAACGCAAGAAGTCCTTTCAAAGCTTTCCCGCATCAAATACACGCTTTTGATAAAAGAAAACAAAGTTAAAGTTCAGAAATACAATGGTGAAAAAGACTACGCGTCTGAAGTCCTGAAAACGTTTGAAAGATTTAAGCAAGGAGCCGTTAAAGATTACACAGTTGAATTCGATGAATCTATGGATATGAACGGTGTTGAAGAGAAAGTGCTGGACTTGGTGGCAAAGCTGTATGAGGAAGAATTTTCGGATTTGGAAAGATTTTACGGCGTAAATGCCTCTTACATCGATAAAACAATTTCAAGGTTTGATAGAGAAATTCAGTTCTACGTCACCTATTTAGAATACATAGAGCCATTGAAAAAAGGTGGACTAGATTTTTGTTATCCAGAGTTTACCACTTCAAAAGAGATATACGCAAAGGATGCTTTTGATTTGGCGCTGGCTTTCAAATTACACAGAGAGAGTTTAAGAGTGGTGAGCAACGATTTTTACTTGAATGATCCTGAAAGGATCATAGTCGTTACTGGTCCAAATCAAGGCGGAAAAACGACATTCGCACGCATGTTTGGGCAAGTGCATTATCTTGCAAAGATGGGTTACCCCATACCTGCAAGTAAAGCGCGACTCTTTTTGTTCGACAACATATTTACCCATTTTGAAAAAGAGGAAAAGATAGGGAATCTCCGCGGAAAATTGGAAGACGATTTGATAAGAATAAGAAATATCTTGGATAAGGTCTCTAAAGATAGCATCGTAATAATGAACGAGATCTTTTCTTCCACAACTCTTGAAGACGCGAAATTTTTAGCCAAAAAAGTCATGGAAGAGATAATGAAAAAGGATTCCATCGCCCTATTGGTCACCTTTATGTACGAGTTATCTGAATTGAATGAAAAAACGGTTAGTATGGTGAGCACCGTTTCTGAAACAAATCCAGAGATGAGAACGTACAAGATTTTAAGAAGACCATCGGACGGACTTTCATATGCCGTTTCATTGGCAAAAAAATACGGCCTCACTTACGAGCAGTTGAAAAAGAGGGTGAAAGATGAAAGTTTTTCTGATGCACGAAGATAAGGATTTTGATTTACAAAGGAAAATGCCTCAATGGAAAGAAGTCGTTCAAGATCT
Coding sequences within:
- a CDS encoding respiratory chain complex I subunit 1 family protein: MLVFLSVVQLLYVLLLSPLVFGILSKIEERIESKKGPSIFQPYYDLYKLFRKEIIVPNHSSPIFHRAPYVSFAMYSLLTLVLPIITAFPLQFGPTVDFIGGGLIFGAAALVKKLAALDSRSNYSHLGLSRAASMGALAEPITVLIFIMLGVISGTNNPYVINNVLQSSSKWYLSLTHWFVAAAFFMVLIVELGRLPIERHSTAELGMIDQGMSMEYSGMDLAFEKWGGYVKKFLLMSVFLNVYTMPFFVPMKLNLLSVFIYSGVHFLKLLGLVIGIALFEESISKFRLFKNFDYLAFAFSLAFLSFLAFYTTVGRV
- a CDS encoding proton-conducting transporter membrane subunit; the encoded protein is MNYIYILPMFFTLAASLLCLVKKTYFEEVVSIIAAFSTVAVAFIMVFLPSYTNHYLYIDGLSKIMLIMVSMIYASTVTFSTTYMKYIDNPSFEKHFYYFLMNLFAFSMLFTVSVNDLGLIWVGIEATTVTSALLVATENTETSIEATWRYIIIVSVGLIISLLANIFIYSVTDTLNVQQMMQGVQTNKILILGTMMAVIGYGTKGGIFPMHTWLPDVHGKAPAPVSAAFSGILLAVALYAVARIMQIVNVGMVKEFAFWLGLLTVATAATLMIVQRNYKRLFAYSTMENMGMMLIGLSLGKYAFIGAVVLALSHAFAKSSVFYLSGNILARYKSKKIEDVKGVSQRMPFTGYTLFFSALAVTGTPPFGTFIGELLIIYGILKYFPLFYALLVISFLLVAFISINYKVGSMVFSKPTDTVVTERKRVGTIVPIVNTSLAFLVIFFVPQINQLLSVGMIK
- a CDS encoding MutS-related protein, with translation MASEKNAIIFYAVEEKGGLTLAFESILFKTFKTSQTNGKLEMPDFFHDLNIDQIVNSLVGFKGEYNLRDFFYIIPTDVEEIKYRQEIMKDLENKNVFSVIDEFAMKMRKSRLYKSYSDKLTLNYQKERWFVDAVDVYVKAVKELLERLENVDLKSQGLIQFREYLESYVNSNKFMELFSQTQEVLSKLSRIKYTLLIKENKVKVQKYNGEKDYASEVLKTFERFKQGAVKDYTVEFDESMDMNGVEEKVLDLVAKLYEEEFSDLERFYGVNASYIDKTISRFDREIQFYVTYLEYIEPLKKGGLDFCYPEFTTSKEIYAKDAFDLALAFKLHRESLRVVSNDFYLNDPERIIVVTGPNQGGKTTFARMFGQVHYLAKMGYPIPASKARLFLFDNIFTHFEKEEKIGNLRGKLEDDLIRIRNILDKVSKDSIVIMNEIFSSTTLEDAKFLAKKVMEEIMKKDSIALLVTFMYELSELNEKTVSMVSTVSETNPEMRTYKILRRPSDGLSYAVSLAKKYGLTYEQLKKRVKDESFSDARR